One Aegilops tauschii subsp. strangulata cultivar AL8/78 chromosome 7, Aet v6.0, whole genome shotgun sequence genomic window carries:
- the LOC141027029 gene encoding uncharacterized protein, which produces MVAPATTTYLKWSKTPITFDQPDHPAHVATPGRQALVVNPVVGGTRLTKVLMDGGSGLNILYAETLRGMGIPMSKLSESNMRFHGVMPGKKANSLGQITLDVVFGESKNYRTEKLTFEVVDFHSAYHAILGRPAYAHFMARPCYVYLKLKMPSPKGMITVTGNRQRAEECLQKG; this is translated from the coding sequence atggttgctccggcaactacGACATACTTGAAGTGGTCAAAAActcccattacattcgaccagccCGACCACCCAGCGCACGTTGCTACCCCCGGGCGGCAAGCATTGGTGGTCAACCCAGTCGTTGGGGGCACTCGACTGACCAAGGTTTTGATGGACGGTGGCAGTGGCTTAAACATTCTGTATGCTGAGACCCTCCGAGGGATGGGCATCCCGATGTCCAAGCTCAGCGAAAGCAACATGCGATTCCACGGAGTCATGCCAGGAAAGAAAGCCAATTCACTTGGTCAGATcactcttgatgtggttttcggcgAATCAAAGAATTACCGCACGGAAAAATTGACATTTGAGGTCGTGGATTTTCACAGTGCCTATCATGCTATTTTGGGCAGGCCTGCATACGCTcatttcatggctcgaccatgttacgtgtacctcaagttGAAGATGCCTAGCCCCAAAGGTATGATCACAGTCACCGGGAATCGGCAGAGAgcagaagagtgcctccagaagggctAA